One window of Hymenobacter sp. BRD128 genomic DNA carries:
- the argB gene encoding acetylglutamate kinase, translating to MNKAEITIYKIGGAIIDNVADLTKFLHLLAHASGPKILVHGGGKGASTMMRELGLTPQLINGRRVTDAAALDIVVMFYAGKTNKQVVAELQQLGVNALGLSGADGNVIQGVKRPVKDIDYGFVGDLTPTGINAPLLQQLLAAGITPVLCPIIHDGHGQLLNTNADTIASAVAVALATSFNVTLHYCFEKNGVLRDVHDDQSVIPQITSATYAELKQQGIIADGMLPKLENAFSALNQGVGKVIISHALRIETDLHTVLCLN from the coding sequence ATGAACAAAGCAGAGATAACTATTTATAAAATCGGCGGCGCTATTATCGACAATGTAGCTGACCTAACCAAATTTCTACATTTGCTAGCCCACGCTAGTGGGCCAAAAATCCTGGTGCACGGCGGGGGCAAAGGGGCTAGCACCATGATGCGCGAGCTAGGCCTTACGCCTCAGCTCATTAATGGCCGCCGCGTAACGGACGCCGCCGCGCTCGATATTGTCGTGATGTTTTACGCCGGCAAAACCAATAAGCAAGTAGTGGCCGAGCTTCAGCAGCTGGGAGTGAACGCGCTGGGCCTCAGCGGCGCCGATGGCAACGTTATTCAGGGCGTAAAGCGGCCGGTTAAGGATATTGACTACGGCTTTGTGGGGGACTTGACACCGACTGGTATCAACGCGCCACTGCTGCAGCAATTACTTGCGGCGGGTATTACGCCCGTGCTATGCCCCATTATTCACGATGGGCACGGACAATTATTAAATACCAATGCCGACACCATTGCGTCGGCCGTGGCGGTGGCCTTGGCGACGAGCTTCAACGTCACGCTGCACTACTGTTTTGAGAAAAATGGAGTGCTGCGTGATGTGCACGACGACCAGTCAGTGATTCCTCAAATTACTTCTGCTACTTATGCAGAATTGAAGCAGCAAGGAATTATTGCCGATGGCATGCTGCCGAAGCTGGAAAACGCGTTTTCGGCGCTCAATCAAGGGGTAGGGAAAGTAATTATCAGCCACGCCCTGCGCATTGAGACGGACTTACACACGGTGCTATGTCTGAATTAA
- the carA gene encoding glutamine-hydrolyzing carbamoyl-phosphate synthase small subunit has translation MENTKLVKLVLADGTEIEGKSFGAYTASAGEVVFSTAMTGYPENLTDPSFRGQILVLTYPMVGNYGVPMEQIEQDISSALESSRVHIAGLVVSYYSEEYNHWNASQSLSEWLAAHDIPGIYDVDTRFLTKKLREEGAMLGKIVTPDHDIPLHDPNEDNLVAQVSVDGVKRYGSGKHKIVLVDCGVKNNIIRCLLERDVELTRVPWDYDFNQLDYDGLFLSNGPGDPTTCEKTIGHLRTALAGDKPIFGICLGIQLMGLACGGSTYKLKYGHRSHNQPVRQLGTNKCYVTSQNHGFAVDMKNLPTNWEGLFENLNDGTCEGIRHKTKPFFAVQFHPEAAGGPVDTEYLFDDFLASVETYKAAR, from the coding sequence GTGGAAAATACGAAGCTGGTAAAACTGGTATTAGCCGACGGTACCGAAATTGAAGGCAAGTCGTTTGGGGCCTACACGGCATCGGCGGGCGAGGTCGTGTTCAGCACGGCCATGACGGGCTACCCCGAGAACCTGACCGACCCCTCCTTCCGGGGCCAGATTCTGGTGCTGACCTACCCGATGGTGGGCAACTACGGCGTGCCGATGGAGCAGATTGAGCAGGATATTTCGAGCGCGCTCGAATCGAGCCGGGTGCACATTGCGGGCCTCGTAGTGTCGTATTATTCGGAAGAGTACAATCACTGGAACGCCTCGCAAAGCCTAAGCGAGTGGCTGGCCGCGCACGATATCCCCGGCATCTACGACGTAGATACGCGCTTCTTAACCAAGAAGCTGCGCGAAGAAGGCGCGATGCTCGGCAAAATCGTGACGCCTGACCATGACATTCCGCTGCACGACCCCAACGAGGACAACCTCGTGGCCCAGGTGAGCGTGGACGGCGTGAAGCGCTACGGCAGCGGCAAGCACAAAATCGTGCTGGTCGATTGCGGCGTGAAAAACAACATCATCCGCTGCCTGCTGGAGCGCGACGTGGAGCTAACCCGCGTGCCCTGGGACTACGATTTCAACCAGCTCGACTACGACGGCCTGTTCCTGAGCAACGGTCCCGGCGACCCTACTACCTGCGAGAAAACCATCGGCCACCTGCGCACCGCGCTGGCCGGCGACAAGCCGATTTTCGGCATCTGCCTGGGTATTCAGCTCATGGGCCTAGCCTGCGGCGGCAGCACCTACAAGCTGAAATACGGCCACCGCAGCCACAACCAGCCCGTGCGCCAGCTCGGCACCAACAAGTGCTACGTGACCTCGCAAAATCACGGTTTCGCGGTGGATATGAAGAACTTGCCCACCAACTGGGAAGGCTTGTTTGAGAACCTGAACGACGGCACCTGCGAGGGTATCCGCCACAAAACCAAGCCGTTCTTCGCGGTGCAGTTTCACCCCGAAGCCGCCGGCGGGCCCGTGGATACCGAGTATCTGTTTGACGACTTTTTGGCTTCGGTGGAGACGTATAAGGCGGCGCGCTAA
- the argH gene encoding argininosuccinate lyase produces the protein MKIWEKGFSVNDKIEQFTVGQDRELDMYLAPFDMLASRAQAKMLASIGLLSKEEENQLLTGLDELLAQVENGTFRIEAEFEDVHSKIEYYLTDKFGDAGKKIHTARSRNDQVLTAIQLFIKDYTEKIGAKILELADLLIRQGEKYKNDLLPGYTHFQAAMPSSFGLWFGAYAEHLLLDMSLLEAAHTVADHNPLGSGAGFGSSFGIDREQTTRDLGFGSLAISAVGAQMLRGKTEKTLAFAIAGVAGTLSKLAYDLVLYNSQDLGFVKLPKEFTTGSSIMPHKKNPDVFELVRAHCNRLQALPNDIILTINNLPSGYHRDFQILKEILFRPMVQFAAILDILLFAVPVLEVVPGVIDQPKYDAIFSVENINQLIQRGVPFRDAYRQVGQAVDTGAYVPHKEFTTTHLGSVHRPGLAELGERLRQVRERLAWASQAAAG, from the coding sequence ATGAAAATCTGGGAAAAAGGCTTCTCCGTCAACGATAAAATTGAGCAATTCACCGTGGGCCAGGACCGGGAGTTGGATATGTATCTGGCGCCCTTTGATATGCTGGCTTCCAGGGCGCAGGCGAAAATGCTGGCTAGCATCGGCCTGCTATCTAAGGAGGAAGAAAACCAGCTGTTGACTGGCTTGGACGAATTGCTGGCGCAGGTTGAAAATGGCACGTTTCGGATTGAGGCGGAATTCGAGGATGTGCACTCTAAAATTGAATATTATCTGACCGATAAATTTGGTGACGCGGGTAAGAAAATTCATACTGCACGCTCGCGCAATGACCAGGTTCTGACCGCAATTCAATTATTTATTAAAGATTATACCGAGAAAATTGGCGCTAAAATTCTGGAGTTAGCCGACTTATTAATTCGACAGGGCGAGAAATATAAAAATGACCTGCTGCCGGGCTACACGCATTTTCAGGCGGCGATGCCGAGCAGCTTCGGGCTGTGGTTTGGCGCATATGCCGAGCACTTGCTGCTGGATATGAGCTTGCTGGAAGCTGCACACACGGTGGCCGACCACAATCCGCTAGGGTCGGGCGCGGGCTTTGGCAGCAGCTTCGGTATCGACCGCGAGCAAACAACGCGCGACCTGGGTTTTGGTAGCCTGGCTATTAGCGCGGTGGGCGCGCAAATGCTGCGCGGTAAAACCGAGAAAACGCTGGCTTTTGCCATTGCGGGCGTGGCGGGTACGCTCAGCAAGCTGGCGTATGATTTGGTGCTGTATAACAGCCAGGATTTGGGCTTCGTGAAATTGCCTAAGGAATTTACGACCGGCTCCAGTATTATGCCGCACAAAAAAAACCCCGACGTATTTGAATTGGTCCGGGCGCATTGTAACCGGCTGCAAGCCTTGCCTAACGATATTATTCTCACCATTAATAACCTGCCGAGCGGCTACCACCGCGATTTTCAAATTTTAAAGGAGATATTATTCCGGCCGATGGTGCAGTTTGCTGCCATCCTGGATATTCTGCTTTTTGCGGTGCCAGTGCTGGAAGTAGTGCCGGGCGTAATCGACCAGCCGAAGTACGATGCCATTTTTTCGGTCGAGAATATCAACCAGCTCATTCAGCGCGGCGTGCCGTTTCGGGATGCGTATAGGCAGGTGGGGCAAGCGGTGGACACGGGTGCCTATGTGCCACATAAAGAGTTTACTACTACGCACTTAGGTAGTGTGCACCGGCCAGGGCTAGCCGAGCTGGGCGAGCGCTTGCGGCAGGTGCGCGAGCGGCTGGCCTGGGCTAGCCAGGCGGCAGCCGGGTAG
- a CDS encoding M20 family metallo-hydrolase, producing the protein MSELIAQLSEEAIGLLIQLIKTQSFSREEAGTADILAHFLAQHAIPAQRRGNNVWAISRNFDPQKPTILLNSHHDTVKPGVAWTYPPLGAVLEGDKLIGLGSNDAGASAVSLLAVFRYFYDRPQAFNLICAITAEEEISGANGIKSILPELGNIDLGIVGEPTGMDAAVAEKGLLVLDGVARGRTGHAARNEGDNALYKALDDINWLRSYQFPKVSPLLGPVKMTVTQISAGTQHNVVPDECRYVVDVRPTECYSNEEILAIIRANVQAEITPRSTHLQSSGIVLTHPLVRKAVAMGKMTYGSPTLSDQALMRFTTLKMGPGDSARSHAPDEFILLSEIRSGIADYIELLTDFEL; encoded by the coding sequence ATGTCTGAATTAATTGCCCAACTGAGTGAGGAAGCGATTGGCTTATTAATTCAATTAATTAAAACGCAGTCCTTCTCGCGTGAAGAAGCCGGCACGGCCGATATTCTGGCGCATTTTCTAGCGCAGCATGCAATTCCGGCTCAGCGGCGGGGCAATAATGTATGGGCAATAAGTCGCAATTTTGACCCGCAAAAGCCGACAATTCTGCTTAATTCGCATCACGATACGGTAAAGCCAGGTGTTGCCTGGACGTACCCACCCTTGGGCGCGGTGCTGGAAGGTGATAAATTAATTGGGTTGGGTAGTAACGATGCGGGCGCTTCAGCGGTGAGTTTACTGGCGGTATTTCGCTATTTTTATGACCGTCCCCAAGCCTTTAATCTAATTTGCGCCATTACAGCGGAAGAAGAAATTTCGGGTGCCAACGGGATTAAAAGTATTTTACCGGAGCTAGGCAATATTGACCTTGGGATAGTGGGTGAGCCGACTGGCATGGACGCTGCCGTAGCCGAAAAAGGCTTGCTCGTGCTCGATGGGGTAGCGCGTGGCCGCACCGGCCATGCCGCTCGCAACGAAGGTGATAACGCACTGTACAAAGCGCTGGATGATATTAATTGGCTGCGGAGCTATCAATTTCCGAAGGTGTCGCCACTGCTAGGACCGGTAAAAATGACCGTGACGCAGATAAGCGCGGGCACCCAGCACAATGTAGTGCCCGATGAGTGCCGCTACGTGGTAGATGTGCGCCCTACGGAGTGCTACAGCAACGAGGAAATTCTCGCAATAATCCGCGCTAATGTGCAGGCCGAAATTACACCGCGCTCCACGCATTTGCAGTCGTCAGGAATTGTGTTAACGCACCCGCTGGTACGCAAAGCAGTGGCGATGGGCAAAATGACCTACGGCTCGCCCACGCTGTCCGACCAGGCGCTAATGCGGTTTACGACGCTGAAAATGGGGCCGGGCGACAGCGCCCGCTCGCACGCGCCGGATGAGTTTATTCTGCTAAGCGAAATCCGCAGCGGAATAGCGGATTATATTGAGTTACTGACTGATTTTGAACTTTAA
- a CDS encoding GNAT family N-acetyltransferase gives MTIRVATAADTQYADLLCQWYIESAKQRGTGIAKRDPEYVKAKMVQGNAVIAFVEGELAGFCYIETFESGKFVANSGLVVNTELRKHGLGRAIKREVFRLSRSKYPDAKIFGITTSLAVMKINSDLGYKPVTFSELTTSEDFWKGCKSCKNFGILMENERKMCLCTGMVFDDITAPLPASENEAETPSSTPTLSE, from the coding sequence ATGACAATACGGGTTGCGACAGCAGCAGACACGCAGTACGCGGACCTGCTGTGTCAATGGTACATCGAATCGGCCAAGCAGCGGGGCACTGGCATCGCGAAGCGCGACCCGGAGTACGTGAAAGCTAAAATGGTGCAGGGCAACGCGGTTATCGCGTTTGTCGAGGGCGAGCTAGCCGGCTTTTGCTACATCGAGACCTTCGAGAGCGGCAAGTTCGTGGCCAATTCGGGCTTAGTGGTGAATACCGAGCTGCGCAAGCACGGCCTGGGCCGCGCCATCAAGCGCGAGGTGTTCCGGCTTTCGCGCTCCAAGTATCCGGACGCCAAGATTTTCGGCATCACGACCAGCCTGGCCGTGATGAAAATCAACAGCGACCTGGGCTACAAGCCGGTCACGTTCTCGGAACTCACCACCAGCGAAGACTTCTGGAAGGGCTGCAAGAGTTGCAAAAACTTCGGCATCCTGATGGAAAACGAGCGCAAAATGTGCTTGTGCACGGGCATGGTCTTCGATGACATCACGGCGCCACTACCCGCCTCGGAAAACGAGGCTGAAACCCCTTCTTCGACTCCTACTCTTTCGGAATAA
- the argC gene encoding N-acetyl-gamma-glutamyl-phosphate reductase yields MSKQIKVGIVGGAGYTAGELVRLLLHHPQAEIGAVVSSTQAGQPLHSVHEDLLGDTNLTFASELAGDEDVVFLCLGHGNSRKWLLEANLPASTKVIDLSNDFRLAADRDVASRHFVYGLPEMNREQIRTADSIANPGCFASAIQLALLPLAAAGQLHDAVHISAITGSTGAGRGLVETTGYTWRTGNISTYKTFTHQHLSEIGETLMGLQPSFDKPVRFIPYRGNFTRGIFASVYTTCELLIPEVQELYADYYRDAPFTIVSEKEIHLKQVVNTNKCLLHVSKHDDQVLITSALDNLLKGASGQAIQNMNLLFGLEETAGLKSKASFF; encoded by the coding sequence ATGAGCAAGCAGATTAAGGTCGGTATCGTAGGTGGCGCGGGCTACACGGCAGGCGAGTTGGTGCGCTTGCTGCTACACCACCCGCAGGCCGAAATAGGCGCGGTTGTCAGCTCGACGCAGGCCGGGCAGCCGCTGCACTCGGTACACGAGGACTTGCTGGGTGACACCAACCTAACTTTTGCCAGCGAGCTAGCCGGCGACGAGGACGTAGTTTTTCTCTGCCTCGGCCACGGCAACTCGCGCAAGTGGCTGCTCGAAGCCAACCTGCCAGCCAGCACGAAAGTCATTGACCTGAGCAATGATTTTCGCTTGGCGGCCGACCGTGACGTAGCCAGCCGGCATTTCGTGTACGGCCTGCCGGAAATGAACCGCGAGCAAATTCGCACCGCCGACAGCATTGCCAATCCGGGCTGCTTTGCCTCGGCCATTCAACTGGCGCTATTGCCGCTGGCGGCCGCTGGGCAGCTGCATGATGCGGTGCACATTTCGGCCATTACGGGCAGCACCGGCGCGGGCCGGGGCCTCGTCGAAACAACGGGCTATACCTGGCGCACCGGCAATATTTCGACCTATAAAACCTTCACCCATCAGCATTTAAGCGAGATTGGCGAAACGCTGATGGGCTTGCAGCCAAGCTTTGATAAGCCGGTGCGGTTTATCCCCTACCGGGGCAATTTCACGCGGGGCATCTTCGCTTCGGTTTATACTACCTGCGAACTTTTAATACCAGAAGTACAAGAGTTGTACGCCGACTACTACCGCGATGCGCCCTTCACGATAGTTTCGGAAAAGGAAATTCACCTCAAGCAAGTGGTGAACACCAATAAATGCCTGCTGCACGTGTCTAAGCACGACGACCAGGTGCTCATCACGTCCGCGCTGGACAACCTGCTGAAAGGCGCGTCAGGGCAGGCTATTCAGAATATGAACCTGCTGTTTGGCTTAGAGGAAACGGCGGGGTTGAAAAGTAAGGCTTCGTTTTTTTAA
- the argG gene encoding argininosuccinate synthase, with translation MKKKAIVAYSGGLDTSYCVVNLSREHDLEVHTVIVNSGGFSAEELAAIEKRAYELGSVKHEVIDITQRYYHDCLRYLLFGNVLKNNTYPLSVSAERMFQALAIAEYAKRENAQYIVHGSTGAGNDQVRFDVAFAVISPDTEIITPIRDQKLSRQQEIQYLQDQGFEMSWEKAKYSINRGIWGTSVGGVETLTSRQALPESAYPTQLSKTEPSQLEITFEKGEPVALNGQRMDAVSLIQQVNELAGAYAIGRDTHVGDTILGIKGRVGFEAPAALLLIKAHHLLEKHTLSRWQQLHKEPVATWYGTLLHEAQYLDPAMRDFEAFLVSSQERVTGTVFVELRPYHFELLGIESKYDMMQSKVATYGEENNAWDSRDARGFIKIFGNQLKIHASLQDEQAD, from the coding sequence ATGAAAAAAAAGGCAATTGTAGCGTACAGCGGCGGGCTCGACACGTCGTATTGCGTAGTGAACCTCTCGCGTGAGCACGACCTGGAAGTGCACACGGTTATCGTGAACTCGGGCGGTTTTTCGGCCGAGGAGCTAGCCGCCATTGAGAAGCGCGCTTACGAGCTGGGCTCAGTAAAGCACGAAGTGATTGATATCACCCAGCGCTACTACCACGATTGCCTGCGCTACCTGCTGTTTGGCAACGTATTGAAGAATAACACCTACCCCCTCTCGGTGAGTGCCGAGCGCATGTTTCAGGCCCTAGCCATTGCCGAATATGCTAAGCGCGAAAATGCGCAATACATTGTGCACGGCAGCACCGGCGCCGGCAACGACCAGGTGCGCTTCGACGTGGCTTTTGCCGTTATTTCGCCCGATACCGAGATTATTACACCCATCCGCGACCAGAAACTATCGCGCCAGCAGGAAATTCAATACCTGCAAGACCAAGGCTTCGAAATGAGCTGGGAAAAAGCTAAATACTCCATCAATCGGGGTATTTGGGGCACTAGCGTGGGCGGCGTCGAAACGCTGACCTCGCGCCAGGCCCTGCCCGAGAGCGCCTACCCCACTCAGCTTTCCAAAACGGAGCCTAGCCAGTTGGAAATCACCTTTGAAAAGGGTGAGCCGGTGGCCTTGAATGGCCAGCGCATGGATGCCGTGTCGCTCATCCAGCAGGTAAATGAGCTAGCCGGCGCTTACGCCATTGGCCGCGATACGCACGTGGGCGATACTATTCTAGGCATTAAGGGCCGCGTGGGCTTCGAGGCGCCGGCGGCGCTGCTGCTCATCAAGGCGCACCACTTGCTGGAGAAGCACACGCTCTCGCGCTGGCAGCAGCTGCACAAGGAGCCGGTGGCCACCTGGTACGGCACGCTATTGCACGAGGCGCAGTACCTCGACCCCGCCATGCGCGACTTCGAGGCGTTCCTGGTGTCGTCGCAGGAGCGCGTGACGGGCACGGTGTTCGTAGAGCTGCGGCCTTATCACTTCGAACTGCTCGGCATTGAGTCGAAGTACGATATGATGCAATCAAAGGTGGCGACCTACGGCGAAGAAAATAACGCCTGGGATTCGCGCGACGCGCGGGGCTTCATTAAGATTTTCGGGAATCAGCTGAAGATTCACGCTAGCCTGCAAGATGAGCAAGCAGATTAA
- a CDS encoding aspartate aminotransferase family protein, giving the protein MNLFDVYPLVNITPVRALGATLWDENGQQYLDFYGGHAVISIGHSHPHYVQRVQEQVAKIGFYSNSVKIPIQQELAAKLGELSGYPDYTLFLCNSGAEANENALKLASFHTGKNHVIAFKGAFHGRTSGAVAATDNPKIVAPFNAGHGVSFVPYDLAAVEQVMQAQLVCACIIEPIQGVGGVVLPTDAFLQGLAALCAQHGVVLIADEVQSGYGRSGEFFAHQHAGIRPGIITTAKGMGNGFPIGGVLISPEFKASYGLLGTTFGGNHLACAAGLAVLEVLEQENLVAHAAELGAYIMQELRTHSQATVVRGRGLMIGVKYDFPVKEMRDKLMFEHHIFVGNASDPNVLRLLPPLNITKAEADLFLQALFALEPAKFAVDNTVVEQD; this is encoded by the coding sequence ATGAATCTCTTCGACGTTTATCCGCTCGTAAACATCACGCCGGTGCGGGCACTGGGCGCGACGCTTTGGGACGAGAACGGCCAGCAATACCTGGATTTTTACGGCGGCCACGCCGTGATTTCCATCGGCCACAGCCACCCGCACTACGTGCAGCGCGTGCAGGAGCAGGTGGCCAAAATCGGCTTCTACTCCAACTCGGTGAAAATCCCGATTCAGCAGGAGCTGGCCGCGAAGCTGGGCGAGTTGTCGGGCTACCCCGACTACACGCTGTTTCTGTGCAACTCGGGGGCCGAGGCCAATGAGAATGCGCTGAAACTGGCGTCGTTTCACACCGGCAAAAACCACGTTATTGCGTTCAAAGGTGCGTTTCACGGCCGCACCTCGGGCGCGGTAGCCGCCACCGACAACCCCAAAATCGTGGCGCCCTTCAACGCGGGCCACGGCGTAAGCTTCGTGCCCTACGACCTCGCGGCCGTGGAGCAGGTGATGCAAGCGCAGCTGGTGTGCGCCTGCATTATTGAGCCGATTCAGGGGGTAGGCGGCGTGGTGCTGCCAACCGATGCCTTTTTACAGGGGCTGGCGGCGCTGTGCGCGCAGCACGGCGTGGTGCTCATTGCCGACGAGGTGCAGAGTGGCTACGGCCGCAGCGGCGAGTTTTTTGCGCATCAGCACGCGGGCATTCGGCCGGGCATCATCACCACGGCCAAGGGCATGGGCAACGGCTTCCCGATTGGCGGCGTGCTGATTTCGCCGGAGTTTAAGGCGTCGTATGGCTTGCTGGGCACCACGTTCGGCGGCAACCACCTGGCTTGCGCGGCGGGCCTGGCGGTGCTCGAAGTATTGGAGCAGGAAAACCTCGTAGCACACGCGGCCGAACTGGGTGCCTACATAATGCAGGAGCTGCGCACCCACAGCCAGGCCACGGTGGTGCGCGGACGCGGACTGATGATTGGCGTGAAGTACGACTTCCCCGTTAAGGAGATGCGCGACAAGCTGATGTTCGAGCACCACATCTTCGTGGGCAACGCCAGCGACCCGAACGTACTGCGCTTATTACCACCACTTAACATCACGAAGGCCGAGGCTGACCTATTTTTGCAGGCGCTATTCGCGCTGGAACCGGCTAAATTTGCGGTCGATAACACGGTAGTCGAGCAGGACTAA
- a CDS encoding GCN5 family acetyltransferase has product MSEYPSVKDPSLVGTYPAVVGAGGGYVWDDVLEYRVWCHPHDGAPDTENGDDYYYVFETYEEAQEFSLESAGAEEPLALILQEEYIEEPEPGEFIHKKEQRLTEWSPKFLSRPRRNENTISDFFAPNAPSNRLDIIRGLA; this is encoded by the coding sequence ATGTCTGAGTACCCAAGTGTCAAAGACCCAAGCCTTGTAGGCACTTATCCGGCAGTCGTCGGAGCAGGTGGCGGCTACGTTTGGGATGATGTTTTAGAGTACCGAGTTTGGTGCCATCCACATGATGGAGCACCAGACACCGAAAATGGTGATGATTATTACTACGTTTTTGAGACATATGAAGAAGCGCAGGAGTTTTCACTCGAAAGCGCTGGCGCAGAAGAACCGCTAGCACTTATCCTTCAAGAAGAATATATTGAAGAACCTGAGCCTGGCGAATTCATCCATAAGAAGGAACAACGCTTAACTGAGTGGTCGCCAAAATTTTTGAGCCGACCACGAAGAAATGAGAATACTATTTCGGATTTCTTCGCTCCAAATGCACCGAGTAATCGGTTGGATATAATTAGAGGCTTGGCTTAG